One genomic window of bacterium includes the following:
- a CDS encoding uracil-DNA glycosylase: MRETLAQIRSRPPATVAATPAAPDLFVAPSAAAVAASASAPVPPSKRLALESLAAEVAVCTSCKLHPTRTRTVFGSGNPDARVLFIGEAPGRNEDEQGLPFVGRAGQLLTDILRAIRFERDEVYICNILKCRPPENRDPERDEADACEPFLRRQLAIIQPHLICCLGRHAAMTLLDTRASLRSLRETVHFYQGIPVLATFHPAALLRNPHWKRDTWEDVRKLRALHDALLADAS; this comes from the coding sequence GTGCGCGAGACGCTGGCCCAGATCCGCAGCCGCCCGCCCGCGACGGTCGCGGCGACGCCAGCCGCCCCGGACCTGTTCGTCGCGCCGTCGGCCGCCGCGGTGGCCGCTTCCGCGTCCGCGCCGGTCCCGCCGTCCAAGCGGCTGGCGCTGGAGAGCCTGGCCGCCGAGGTGGCCGTCTGCACGTCCTGCAAGCTGCACCCCACGCGCACCCGCACGGTCTTCGGCAGCGGCAACCCCGACGCGCGCGTGCTCTTCATCGGCGAGGCTCCCGGCCGCAACGAGGACGAGCAGGGGCTGCCGTTCGTCGGCCGCGCCGGGCAGCTGCTGACCGACATCCTGCGCGCCATCCGCTTCGAGCGCGACGAGGTCTACATCTGCAACATCCTGAAGTGTCGGCCGCCCGAGAACCGCGACCCCGAGCGAGACGAGGCCGACGCCTGCGAGCCCTTCCTGCGCCGGCAGCTCGCGATCATCCAGCCGCACCTGATCTGCTGCCTCGGCCGCCACGCCGCGATGACGCTGCTGGACACCCGCGCCAGCCTGCGCTCGCTGCGCGAGACCGTGCACTTCTACCAGGGCATCCCCGTGCTGGCGACCTTCCATCCCGCCGCGCTGCTGCGCAACCCGCACTGGAAGCGCGACACGTGGGAGGACGTGCGCAAGCTGCGCGCCCTGCACGACGC